The genomic DNA AAAAGAGACAAATAGGCCTGTAGGGTTGCTTCAGTTTGGAAAAATTATTGTTCTTCTTTTCCcgaaaaacagaaaagccttgAAGTGAGCTTTTGTTGGTAGTTTGCTTCAGATAACCCAGTTTGATTGTTTGGAGGAGTTGAACAgatttttggatttgttttatGACAACACCCTGAAAACGTTTTTTTCTTGGCAGAAATCTCCCTCCGCTCAAAAAGCGAatcctaattaaaaataaaattcaaaccCAAATTTGATCAACTCtctaaatcagtatttttcactGTAACTTTAATCTCCTAAAGGGCAAACTAATTTAAACTTTCATTAAGCCCATAATAAAAGGTATAAAAATGGGAGTGTATAAGGAACAATCTCAAATTGAAGTAGCTCAAGGCAGTGCAAAATGAGATTCAACATGAAGGCACAGCCTTTAACACGCACAGTGTATGAGGATGTAGTATATACACAAAAGATGAGAAAGGTTTAGTTGTTTGCACAGTGTTTGTGGCAAAGGAGACTGAGGACTACTGGGCAACAGGGAGCTGAGTGAGGGTCCACGGTTCGGCATGAGCAGCCCCAGCTTGCCCACAGCGTGGGTGCCACACGCAGCTGTACGCGACGTAGTGACCAGAAGGGCTCCACAGTGCTTTATGTTGTTAATCCTCGAGACGCCCCACGTAAAGCAACAGAAGCAAAGCCACCAGAAAGCGTTGCCAGTAACAACAGCACCGTGTGGAACGCAGGGCGAGGGACCAAGGGACAGCTCCTCACTTAATCTGTGCAAACGTGGCAGCTCCAGGGAGGTGACCTGCTGATGGCTGCCCCTCGGCTCAGCCGCCTGGTGGGGCAGGGTCTGGGGGAACCTGTGTCAGGGGCTTCTGGAGCGCCCGGGGCTGAACGGAGGGGCAGCAGGAGCGGTGCTGTGCGGAGGGCATGCTGTGCTGCGCCGCGCTGGGCACCGCCGTCCCGAGGCCACGGGGAGGGCTGGTGCACCCCAGCGCACAGGTAGGACCAGCACAACGGCCTGGGGGGCAAGGATGGTCAGAGGGCTTCCAGCACAGCCGCTGCAGTTTAGGAAAGCCTAatctcttgctttgtttttttttttttctgaaaatggcCGGTTTCCTGAATTTTCAGTTTCCTGTCTTGAATCGCAGTGAACAATTAGAATTTCCCTCGGATGGGGATATTGTATGGGAGCCGCTGCCACTCAGCACAGAGCACACGCTGGCTGTAGCTGCACAGCGAAACGAGTGATTGAGGCATGAGAATACTAttgtaaaataaacaagagTGCATAATTAATAACCATAATAAAAGAATGAATCACATTAATTAGTAAAAGAAGACGGAATAACCATAATAAAAGAATGAATCACATTAACCGGTAAAAGAAGATGCAATAAACTAAGACTAAGGGAACAATTCAGCTCATAGAGTAGGATACACAATTGACTTCAGAAGTGATTGTACTGGCTGGTTTGCCCAGTAATTATGTTAATTCACATCCATGGTAGTTTCCACTGGGTATAGTTCAGTTCCAGCCGTGCAGGGTCAGCTGAAGGATCTGGCAAGTCCCTCACAGTCAGCTCTGTTAACTGTGTATCCTAATTCCTGACATAGTTCCCCAGGCAGCAAAATCCTCACGTAAACTGTGCCAATTCCACATGACTTCATGCCTGTCTCTCTTGTTCTCCTCTGGCACAACCAGCACATCAGGGCTCGATATCCCTCGACTACTCGTCCACGTTCACTTCACTGAGTTACCTACATGCCTGACGTTGAGTAAGCGTTCCACTTCTGTGTGGCCTTTACAGTCGCATGTTGTCTTCCTCGGTGATTCATCCATCCTGGCCTCTGCGCTGCCTCTTCAGGATGGAAATCTTTTCATCCATGAACTCTTACAAAGTGGGCCAGTTCCAGGTGCCTTAGAGTGCTGGAAAGTTTACAGGGTCTCTGtgcaaggaaagaagaaagtccTGTAAATCTGAGAGTCACATCACTGTCACCTGTGACAGTAAATTTATGTCATattggaaattaaaagaaactctTTGCACAAGATCTATTTCAATGAGCTTCAAGTGATGTTGTCCTTTGAGTTTGATCATTTCACAGCTATTCCTCCTGCTTAAAAATgctggtgcattttttttttccataagctcctgtaaaaatgttttcaaccTGTTCGGTCATTTTAGTCTACAGCAGGAAACCACTTCTGTGAACATTTTCATGCTGTCTGTAAAGAAGATACAGATTCATTTTAACAGAATCTTCTTCCTCAGAACAGCTCCTGTAACACAAATGTACCAGAGTCACCTGGCTCCCTGCTCCTGTGGCAGAGACCCTTTTTACCGAGTAAAGCTTAACACGTACCCGCAGCCGGGCACGGCGGAGGGCAAAGCCGCACAGAGCCGTGGGCATTCCCGCAGCCGCCTCCGCCTCTGTCACAGCCTCTCGCGTCCCCCGGCAGAGCCCCCGCTCCGCGGCacggccgccccgctccgccaccctctgcgggggctgcgggcgagGGGCCCCGGGCCGCGCTGGGCACCGCCAGCCCCGGACGGGACGAGCGGGagcgggcgggcagcggcggcgcggccccgggaAAGCCCGTCGAGCGGGTGCCGGCCCCGGGGCTCCGCGGCGGCGGCTGGGAGGGCAGCAACGCGCCGCGGAGGGCTGAGCCCCGGGCCCGGCACCCCCTCGGCTCCCCCCGCCGGGAGcctgccggggcggggggcgggcgggggccgggggcggcggcagccccggccccgcgaGGAGGCGCCAGGCGCGGGGCTCCGCTCGCGCCCGGTCCCGGCTCCGTATAAatggggggcggcggcggcggcggcggcagcgcttCGCCCAGACGGAGCCGCAGCCGGCCCGCAGCGGAGAGCggcacggcggcggcggcggcggcaccggcagCGGCACCAGCGGCACCGGCAGCGGCACGatgggcggcggcggcccgcggCGGCCCGGCGCGCTGCCGGTGCTGGCGCTGGCGCTGCTGGCGGCGCAGGGCGGCGCGGCCCCCCTGCAGCCCGGCGCCCCCGCGCTCACCAAGATCTACCCCCGCGGCAGCCACTGGGCCGTGGGTAAGTCTCCGTcccgccggcccggccctcGCTCCGCCCGGCCCCCGGCCGCGCCTcccccgcccggcgccgcgccgGCCCGACGGCGGCTCTCCGTGCTGCGGGACGGCGGCGCTCCGCCGCGGCGGCTGGCGGCCTCGGCCGGGGGGACAGGGCTGCGACAGCCCGGCGTCCCACCGGGCCGGCTGCGCTGTCCGACGGCTGCTGCCGCAGGGCCCCGGTGCCGGGACGGGGCGGAGGGCGGCGGCGAGCGCACCGGCGCGGCAGGAGGAGCGGCCGCTGCCGCGCCAGCCCGCCCGCGGTCTCCGGCCCCACCGGCGCCAGGAGCGGGGCGTGCGGAGCCGCCTCCCGGTGCCGGCCGCCTCCCGGTGCCGGGCGGCTCCCGCTCCACTCCACGCGCGGGTCTGGTCCTGCCGGCGCCTTGCGCCCTAGAGCCGACGGCGCGGTGCGAGCGCGTCCCCGTCGGGCGCTCGCCGGTACCACCGGCCGGGCTGTGCGCGGTGCCCGGCGGGAGCAGCGCGCTCCCCGAGGGCCGGCAGCCCCCGGTGCGGGAGCGGCGGTGCCGCGGCAGCAACCTGCGTCCCGCACGGCCTCCGCCCGGCACCCCGCGCTGGTGCGGGCAGAGGGTGCGGGGGAACCTTTGCCGTGTTTGTTCGCTGATGGCGTTCCCTAACGCTGCCTTCCTTCAGAGATGCGGGAACTCAGACCCGAGCCTGAAGGCAGCCGGGCGGGACCCGCGAGCTCCCCGGCAGCCCAAGGCACGGCCCGCACCTCGGGGAGCCCCGGTGCCAGCCGGAGCCCTGGGGCGCTCAGCCTGCAGCGGGCTCCTCCGCCGctgcctctccccttccccttccccgtCGCCTCCTTCGCAGCCTAACGTCGACGGTGATTTCACTCTGGTGACAGTGAAGGTGGTGTATCGAAGCGCATCCCGTCTAGCTTCCAGCAAGGCGCTGGCACGTAGGCTTACACTGGAGTTCCCACATCCCGTGTCAAGGCAGGGAAAGTCTAAAACCTGCAGCTTCTCCATGCACTTCTTATTCCAGCAAATCTTACCCGGTACCTCTCTAGGCAAGATGCTCGGTTATCGCTGCCCCCTTCTCAGCAACGTTTTCCCTGACAATGTAGCATAAGAGACAGGAAATTAATTGTGTGTGACACAAGCTCCAGACCCAGTTGTGCTTCAGCTTTAACATCATCtaaccccttccctcccctccgtCCTATCAGTCAGTAACAGCTTCCAGCTGATGTTTGAATGATCCAGTCTGTACCTGTTTTGGTGAATTGTATGCTACTGTCGTTGTTGTTACAGGACAtttaatggggaaaaagagCACTGGAGATTCTCCTTATgtttatgaagaagaaaacaagacacCGTTTTCAGCATTACCTGAAAATATGAAGCAGCTGGAAGATTATCTGCAGTGGGAAGAAATCTCAAAATATTTGCTACGGCTGCTGGaagggaatgaaaataaaagcgcTCACGTTTTAAAAGGAGGGCTTCCCTGGTATGCCAGGAACACCTGGGAGACAGATGACAGTAGCAGCTGGAAAGATGTAAGTAAGATAAAACCTGTAAAAACACTCCATGTATTCAAATTTCGTTTTATGGTAATATATCAGCTTCCTATAAGTTGTGGATTGGCCAGAAAAGTGGCATCTTGTGCACTAGGCATTCAGTAAAGTAAGACTCAGTCTTGATGACAGATTGTCACTCCCGGGCTGCAGTTTGCTACCGGGCATAAACTCAGCAAGCATTAAGCAGCTTTTAGTGTCTGGGTTCCCTTCGAGTTGCTTGGTCCTTCCATTCTGTCCTCTTCTAGCCCTTCGTGCTCAGATGCCCACATCAGCCCCAAGTTCTGTATTACCCCAGCAGAACCAAGGTGGTGTGAAAGGCCGGTGTGAATGCAGAGGGCAGGACGAAGGCGAAGCGCACGGTGTGTGAAGCCACATCACACCGGCCACCTCCCTTGGTGGCCGTCCTGGCTGGCGTTATCTTGCCTGGCTTGTGAGGGACCGTCAGTGGATGGAGCAACTGGGCTGGAGAGTTTTGTCTCTTCCCAGCTTTGTCTTTGTCTCGTGCGGGTCTTTCCCCCGGCTGAGGGTGCTGGCCACTGCTTTGGTCATTCTTCCTCTCGCAAAATGAGGCTGTGGCTACTGCTAAGCTATAATGTGTGCCCAGGACccacctcttctccctccaGTTAATGTACTTATTACACTGTTTCACAGGATAACAAGGCTTTGGAACAGATTCACCCCTATTCTGTTGGAAAATCCTATAAAATACACTTGGAAGGATATCAGTGAGGTTTTACAGAAAGTAATCAGGGTCCAAATGACATAATGTAAATTGCAGAATTTACTGGAAAACTCCTTTCCTTGTAATGCATCAGGTACAGTAATGGTGATACAGCTGCAGAATTCTTTTGGGTGACACtgaaatagaataaaaagaTTAATACACCCCCTTAAAGACATTAATgggaagatttgttttcttcccgTATTCTACTGTAATATGATGTAATTCATATTCCTGGGCTAACTTCAGCCCAATCTCCCTCCTGAAATCCTGGTGCAGTGTAGTCAGTGAGTACTTTGGTTTTGACTCAAATATAGGTAAAAATTTACCTGTTAAATTAAGCCATGATTTAAGTCTCTTACACCACTGATATGAATGCTGCCCATAGGTTTCTTTCTGGCTATGGCTTTATGACAGTGATGCTTATAATAACTGTGATTAATATATCTAAAAAGGAAACTATTTATCTAATCTTCAGCTCTGCAGTATGCAGCTTTGTAATCAAATTAGACGAACAAATTCCATCATGCTATGTAAAGAGGGAAACATTCTGACTTCTAAAAGTATCTGGTAATAAATCATACTTAGGAGGGCTGAAAGTTGCCTTCGGTAAGTTGGATCATATCCATATGTGTGTCCTTTTACCCTAAATTAATATCCACATTTTTGTGGTCAGACATTGAACATATACATGGAATAATGAGATTATTGCCTTAAATATCCAGATTTTTGCCAATGATTAGTAAAAAAATCATGTCTTTCATGTGACTAAGATATATGACAAGTTGCAGAACCTCATTTTGCCGTAGAACCTTTGATTTCCACATTCAGCAGTTACTTTGTCTCCATCTCGAAGTAAAACATAATCATGAAAGTAGGCCGTAACCTGCGCTTTCCTGCTGCTGGACACAGATGCCCGGTTGTACGCAGCCCAGATAAGACACGACgtgtttcatttcctttgccttcagaaaggaaaaacccaGCACCGGATGGTTAAGCTGTGTATGTTTTTGAGATCTGCCTTCCAGATGAAGGAGACCTGAAGACTGAAAGGAATGTGCTTTAGTTTTTTGAGGGGTGTGGTAGTTTcctaaacatttaaataatgatATGTCCTTCAGGTAACTCAATTCAGGGTCTCGCTTATTAGCTCAAGTTCATTCCGTGCGTTATTCACCCCTAAGGCCCACACTGCGCTGTACATTTCTCaagataaaaagattttttctaaAAGACTCACCCAGAGTAAGGAAAGTGCTGCACCACACAAATCgtcaaaaaaagccaaagagaTGAGCTTGATAGTTCTGGGAATTAGGCTTAGGGTGGTGCACCGgagttattttcttctgttttccgCTAATACCAGGCAAATGAAGAGCTTACCTGCTCttcattctgtgaaaaaattacagttaaaGTAGTTACagatgagaagggaaaaatctcTCCTGCAAGTTGGCCCGAGTGCAAGCGTAAGTTGGAAAATAAGCTTTAAATTGTTTCTGTGACTTAGCCTTTTAGCACTAATGAGACACTATATAAATGAGATGGCAGACAGAACTATTTGGGAGCACGACTTTCCTCGTACTTTGGCAGTTGGTTATTACACTAAGCAAGACAAATGAGGTCTGTTTTGGAACGATTATTAGGAATGTGTTTGTTATGTGAATACACAGAGCAGATATATACTAGGCTTATTAACTTAGTGAATGACTTTTTTCAGGATTAGTCtctaaacaatatttttctctttttattagaTGATGGACTATCTGCTTCAAGTTGTGAATATGAAAGAGAGCACTCCAAGCTGAAAGAAGTCTCTAAATCATGAAGAAATGGGATACTTTCCGTAAGAGACTATATTTCACAAGCACTTGATTGTATCAGATAATCAACAAGGTCTCTTTTCTGTAAACAAGATTTCCTTTGTGTAAAATACCTAAATACACATATTCTTGTATGTTTCAGCAATGACTAAACTCTCTACTTCATTTTCAAGGTTGCATTTTCTCACTTGAATGGCTTTGATATATATAATTGTCACGGAAGGGTCTTCCAATTAATTATAGGACTTACTTATCTAATCAGTTCATCTCTTAGTTCGAAACTACATGACATTTCAACATTCACAATAAATAGTACTAATAAAAAGGCTGAGTTTATACTTTTATTTGAGTTAATAAAATGGCAATTGGCTGTGCTACAGCTAGTAgcaaagaaacaacagaatGATTCATTTTCCACCACAGCTCTTCTGCTCCTTGAATTGCTCCCTGgtctgtaatatttttcaagGGAGGGAAGCTGACAGTGCCTTCCCAAGGTGTCCATGGGCCAAGTACAGAGCATGTGACACGAATACACATGCAGCCACCAGGGAGATCTGCCAAAAGATGCTCTGCCTCCTTGTTTGACTCGGAGGGGCTGCGGCAGCTCAGCGTGCTCCCACCACACGTTCCTGACCGTGTTTTAGCAGGCCCAGTGCCACTGTGTTTCCACATGAGACCAAAGGAAGAACATTGCCTCCCAGGAGAACAAGCTTGTGACACCTTTTGTGGGGCTGCGGCACACTGTGCCCAAGCAGTGCTCCTTGCTCACCCGGACGGTCACACCATGAGAGGCCCAGATAGGAGATAATGTGCTGCCAcatttcctcacaggagagcaCTGACAGACCAGACAGCAAGGATGGCAGGAAGGGTCTGTCCACGCACAGATCCACACAGAGCAGGAGAACAGGTCTGGATAAAGAGGTGAcactgctcagcactggtgaggccacccctgcagcactgtgtccagttctgggcatcCCACTACAAGAGGGACATGGAcaaactggagagagtccaacaaagggccacAAAAGATAATTAAGGGGCTGAAGCATCTCTCGTATGAGGAAAGGCTGcaactgttcagcctggagaagagaaggttcaggGGGTCTTGCcaataaatatctgaagggagggtaTAAAGAAGAGAGGGC from Nyctibius grandis isolate bNycGra1 chromosome W unlocalized genomic scaffold, bNycGra1.pri SUPER_W_unloc_2, whole genome shotgun sequence includes the following:
- the GRP gene encoding gastrin-releasing peptide, whose amino-acid sequence is MGGGGPRRPGALPVLALALLAAQGGAAPLQPGAPALTKIYPRGSHWAVGHLMGKKSTGDSPYVYEEENKTPFSALPENMKQLEDYLQWEEISKYLLRLLEGNENKSAHVLKGGLPWYARNTWETDDSSSWKDMMDYLLQVVNMKESTPS